A genomic window from Struthio camelus isolate bStrCam1 chromosome 2, bStrCam1.hap1, whole genome shotgun sequence includes:
- the SLC25A32 gene encoding solute carrier family 25 member 32 yields MGAQGPACAVGAPAAPPVRSLFRHVRLENLAAGLSGGVISTLVLHPLDLVKIRFAVSDGLELRPKYHGILHCMTTIWKHEGLRGLYQGVTPNMWGAGASWGLYFFFYNAIKAYKKEGKLESLSATEHLVSAAEAGAMTLCITNPIWVTKTRLVLQYNAGVDPSKRQYKGMLDALKKIYKKEGVRGLYKGFVPGLFGTSHGALQFMAYEDLKLRYNKYRNRLSDTKLNTVEYITMAAVSKIFAVSATYPYQVVRARLQDQHNTYSGVFDVIRRTWRREGIHGFYKGIIPNVIRVTPACCITFVVYENVSSFLLSFRKENN; encoded by the exons ATGGGCGCGCAGGGCCCCGCGTGCGCCGTGggggcgccggccgcgccgcccgtgCGCTCCCTCTTCCGCCACGTGCGGCTGGAGAACCTGGCGGCGGGGCTGAGCGGCGGCGTCATCTCCACCCTGGTGCTGCACCCGCTAGACCTGGTTAAGATCCGCTTCGCag TAAGTGATGGATTGGAGCTGAGGCCAAAATACCATGGGATTCTCCACTGTATGACCACTATCTGGAAGCATGAAGGACTGCGAGGCTTGTATCAAGGGGTAACTCCAAACATGTGGGGAGCTGGGGCTTCCTGGGGACTTTACTTTTTCTT TTATAATGCTATCAAAGCTTACAAAAAGGAGGGGAAGCTGGAAAGTCTAAGTGCAACTGAACACCTCGTGTCAGCTGCGGAGGCTG GAGCCATGACCCTCTGTATTACAAACCCAATATGGGTAACGAAGACTCGACTTGTGTTACAGTATAACGCTGGTGTTGATCCATCAAAGCGGCAGTACAAAGGAATGCTTGATGCTCTTAAGAAGATATACAAGAAAGAGGGCGTACGTGGCTTGTATAAG gGATTTGTGCCTGGTCTGTTTGGAACTTCACATGGAGCACTTCAGTTCATGGCATATGAGGACTTGAAACTGAGATACAACAAGTATAGGAACAGACTATCAGATACGAAACTG aaCACTGTGGAATACATAACAATGGCAGCCGTATCCAAAATATTTGCTGTGTCAGCAACATATCCCTATCAGGTTGTACGAGCTCGTCTTCAAGATCAGCATAATACATACTCTGGCGTGTTTGATGTGATCCGCAGGACATGGAG GAGAGAAGGAATTCATGGATTTTACAAAGGAATTATTCCCAATGTGATCAGAGTGACGCCTGCCTGCTGTATTACCTTCGTAGTGTATGAAAATGTATCTAGTTTTTTACTTAGTTTTAGAAAAGAGAATAATTAA
- the CTHRC1 gene encoding collagen triple helix repeat-containing protein 1: protein MALPGSSCSVTGWKFRASPGRELGLRAVKGSFIAAPPRSATHGPSAPPAAPPARPRVASARAMRCAPGAAAAPLLLLLLLSLSPAPGGAESPKGKQKALRQREVVDVYNGMCLQGPSGVPGRDGSPGVNGIPGTPGIPGRDGLKGEKGECMRESFEESWTPNFKQCSWSALNYGIDLGKIAECTFTKMRSNSALRVLFSGSLRLKCRNACCQRWYFTFNGAECAGPLPIEAIIYLDQGSPELNSTINIHRTSSVEGLCEGINAGLVDVAIWVGTCSDYPRGDASTGWNSVSRIIIEELPK from the exons atggCTCTGCCTGGAAGTTCCTGCTCGGTTACAGGATGGAAATTCCGGGCCTCCCCGGGGAGGGAGCTCGGGCTTCGCGCTGTGAAAGGCTCATTTatcgccgcgccgccgcggagcgCGACGCacggcccctccgcgccgcccgccgccccgccagcgCGGCCGCGCGTCGCCTCAGCCCGCGCCATGCGctgcgccccgggcgccgccgccgctccgctgctcctgctgctgctgctgtcgctgtccccggcgcccggcggcgcggagAGCCCCAAGGGGAAGCAGAAGGCGCTGCGGCAGCGGGAGGTGGTGGACGTG TATAATGGAATGTGCTTACAAGGCCCCAGCGGGGTTCCTGGGCGCGACGGGAGCCCTGGAGTCAACGGGATCCCCGGGACACCTGGCATCCCGGGGCGCGACGGCCtcaagggggagaagggagagtgTATGCGAGAGAGCTTCGAGGAGTCCTGGACACCCAACTTCAAGCAGTGTTCATGGAGTGCATTGAATTATGGCATAGATCTTGGGAAAATAGCA GAATGTACATTTACAAAGATGCGCTCTAACAGTGCTCTTCGAGTTCTCTTCAGTGGATCACTTCGGCTAAAATGCAGAAATGCCTGTTGTCAGCGCTGGTATTTTACTTTTAACGGAGCAGAATGTGCTGGGCCACTTCCTATTGAAGCCATAATATATTTAGATCAAGGAAGTCCAGAACTGAATTCTACCATTAACATACATCGAACTTCTTCAG TGGAAGGTCTGTGTGAAGGGATCAATGCCGGGTTGGTGGATGTTGCCATCTGGGTTGGGACTTGCTCAGATTATCCAAGGGGAGATGCTTCTACTGGATGGAATTCAGTCTCCCGTATCATCATTGAAGAACTGCCAAAATAA